A single genomic interval of Aegicerativicinus sediminis harbors:
- a CDS encoding DUF6090 family protein → MIKFFRKFRQKLLTENKFSKYLVYAIGEIVLVVIGILIALSINNWNQKRINSLSESLLLKEINTEFKFNKKELESTIITYTLVRNHCNYLRKSFPLVQNEIDKDSLSRALGQLRNLGSADLSMGSISTLINTSSFEIISNTELRTLLIQWDDLISDYFEREEQTINYTRHTIIPYLAKRIPQPYIKGLDDDRVDLSFLNSIEFENLINDRHRDVNTLLNVVENEDDEIRKAINRIIFLSNSGKE, encoded by the coding sequence ATGATCAAATTCTTCCGAAAATTTCGACAAAAATTACTGACTGAAAACAAATTCAGCAAGTATCTGGTCTATGCTATTGGGGAAATTGTGCTTGTTGTGATTGGAATTTTGATTGCACTATCAATTAATAATTGGAACCAAAAACGAATCAATTCCCTAAGTGAAAGCTTGTTGCTAAAAGAAATTAATACTGAATTTAAATTCAATAAAAAAGAGCTGGAAAGCACCATTATAACTTATACTCTTGTTCGAAACCATTGTAACTATTTAAGAAAGTCATTCCCTTTAGTCCAAAATGAAATAGATAAAGACTCCTTATCAAGAGCATTAGGTCAGCTACGAAACCTTGGTTCTGCAGATCTATCGATGGGATCGATTTCAACTTTAATCAATACATCATCTTTTGAAATTATTTCAAATACGGAACTTCGAACATTGCTAATTCAATGGGATGACTTGATATCTGATTATTTTGAAAGAGAGGAGCAAACAATAAATTATACCAGACATACCATAATTCCCTATTTGGCGAAAAGAATCCCACAGCCCTATATTAAAGGATTAGATGATGACCGCGTTGATTTATCATTTTTAAACTCAATAGAATTTGAGAATTTAATTAACGACCGACACCGAGATGTAAATACTTTGTTGAACGTTGTAGAAAATGAAGACGATGAAATTCGAAAAGCAATAAATAGAATAATATTTCTAAGTAACAGTGGCAAGGAATAA
- a CDS encoding amidohydrolase → MKNAFGFLFSISLLLIACNNKPQGGKAEAAAEPYQMQQTIYYNGDIITMEGDEPKYAEAVVVREGKIIFVGSKEEALEQFEGKAKKHNLNGDTMMPGFIEPHLHPSIAATVLPNEIIAPYDWVLPNETKKGVSGHENYIGRITESIDNNATEEAIFFIWGYHQLWHGELNREILNKIAGNKPVGIIHRSFHEIFVNDAAIKMMGIKEEEFKDNPQVDWEKGHFFEGGWMALVPKIGHLFFSKDKYLNGLEQMTQLILKNGITTIAEPGFPSSNFDLEYNYLKLEMDKNPPYDIYLIPNGTQLYGMKGNNNENAKQYAETLADSFNTKNITFLPKQIKLFSDGAIYSQLMQMKEDYTDGHHGEWMTPLNLLKEQIALYWNDDYKLHIHANGDLGIQMVVDNVEELQDQHPRENHQLTLHHMGYFTDEMAKQIAELGIEASVNPYYLWALADKYSEIGLGKDRGENLVRIKSLVSRGVPVSFHSDFAMAPVEPLTLAWTAINRVTSEDSKFSQDQRLSVFEGLQGITIDAARTLSLEDRIGSIKEGKQADFVILGKNPFKVNPMEIKDIEVIGVVHKGQFHINKASNLK, encoded by the coding sequence ATGAAAAACGCTTTTGGATTTTTATTTAGTATAAGTCTACTGCTAATAGCATGTAACAATAAACCTCAGGGAGGTAAGGCGGAAGCAGCAGCGGAGCCATACCAAATGCAACAAACCATTTACTATAATGGGGATATCATCACGATGGAAGGTGACGAGCCAAAATATGCAGAAGCTGTAGTTGTAAGAGAAGGTAAAATAATCTTTGTTGGGAGCAAGGAAGAAGCGTTGGAACAATTTGAAGGAAAAGCTAAAAAACATAACCTGAACGGAGATACCATGATGCCAGGATTCATCGAGCCACATCTTCATCCATCTATTGCGGCCACGGTTTTACCCAATGAGATAATTGCACCTTATGATTGGGTCTTACCCAATGAAACCAAAAAAGGTGTTTCAGGGCATGAAAATTATATTGGACGAATTACTGAATCAATTGACAATAACGCCACTGAAGAAGCAATTTTTTTTATTTGGGGATACCATCAACTCTGGCATGGGGAACTGAATAGGGAGATATTGAATAAAATTGCAGGCAATAAACCCGTAGGTATCATACACCGCTCCTTCCATGAAATTTTTGTGAACGATGCCGCCATTAAGATGATGGGCATAAAAGAAGAGGAATTTAAAGATAACCCACAAGTAGATTGGGAAAAGGGGCATTTCTTTGAAGGTGGCTGGATGGCTTTGGTTCCTAAAATAGGTCACTTGTTCTTTTCTAAGGATAAGTATTTAAATGGTTTAGAGCAAATGACCCAACTAATACTTAAAAATGGCATTACAACCATTGCCGAACCAGGTTTCCCGAGTTCCAATTTCGATTTGGAATACAATTATCTGAAATTAGAGATGGACAAAAACCCTCCATACGATATATATTTAATTCCAAATGGCACACAGTTGTATGGAATGAAAGGAAACAACAACGAAAATGCCAAGCAATATGCTGAAACATTAGCAGATAGTTTCAATACAAAAAACATAACTTTCTTACCCAAACAAATCAAACTCTTTTCAGATGGCGCTATTTACTCTCAATTAATGCAGATGAAGGAGGATTATACCGATGGTCATCACGGGGAGTGGATGACTCCATTAAATTTGCTTAAAGAACAAATAGCACTCTATTGGAATGATGATTATAAACTTCATATTCATGCAAATGGCGATTTAGGAATTCAAATGGTGGTTGACAATGTAGAAGAACTACAAGACCAACATCCTCGAGAAAATCATCAACTTACGCTTCATCATATGGGGTATTTTACGGATGAAATGGCAAAACAAATAGCCGAACTAGGAATAGAAGCTTCAGTAAACCCATACTATCTATGGGCCTTGGCAGATAAATATTCTGAAATAGGATTGGGAAAAGACAGAGGAGAAAATTTGGTAAGGATTAAATCTCTGGTCTCGCGAGGAGTTCCTGTTTCTTTTCATTCTGATTTTGCCATGGCACCGGTTGAGCCCCTCACTTTGGCATGGACTGCCATTAATCGAGTAACTTCAGAAGATAGTAAATTCTCACAAGATCAGCGTCTAAGTGTTTTTGAAGGCCTGCAGGGCATTACTATTGATGCCGCAAGAACGTTAAGTCTAGAAGACAGGATTGGTTCCATAAAAGAAGGCAAACAAGCGGACTTTGTCATCTTAGGAAAAAATCCTTTTAAGGTAAACCCTATGGAAATAAAAGATATTGAAGTAATAGGCGTGGTACATAAAGGACAATTTCATATCAACAAGGCTTCGAATTTAAAATAG
- a CDS encoding DinB family protein — MNEIEKSSRRSFIGKTVALSSALALTSFAFKPWDQDDSIEEGLYMIGPRKGYTPLIGTLVSMLENMTTQVKQTIQNLTIEELDHQFDENANTIGALILHITSSEKFHQIGTLENRPLNEEELKFWYAARNLSDPSSKTIKGNKIEYYLQIMDEVRKDSLAGLKEKDDTWLLSLDETISTPETPINKFWRWFHACEHMSNHNGQIKFLKSRLHLNKKE; from the coding sequence ATGAATGAAATAGAAAAATCATCGAGACGATCATTTATAGGAAAAACTGTAGCATTATCATCTGCTTTGGCTTTAACCAGTTTTGCGTTTAAGCCATGGGATCAAGACGATTCGATTGAAGAAGGTTTATATATGATTGGACCAAGAAAAGGTTACACGCCTTTAATTGGAACTTTAGTTTCCATGTTAGAAAACATGACCACTCAAGTAAAGCAAACCATCCAGAATCTTACAATCGAAGAGCTTGACCACCAGTTCGATGAAAATGCCAATACAATTGGTGCCCTAATCTTACATATTACTTCAAGTGAAAAATTTCATCAAATAGGAACACTGGAAAATCGACCTTTGAATGAAGAAGAACTTAAATTTTGGTATGCAGCAAGAAACCTGAGCGACCCATCCAGCAAAACCATAAAAGGAAATAAGATTGAATATTATTTACAAATAATGGATGAAGTAAGGAAAGATTCTTTAGCTGGTCTCAAAGAAAAAGATGATACATGGTTACTTTCACTTGACGAGACCATTTCGACACCAGAAACACCAATAAACAAATTTTGGCGCTGGTTTCACGCTTGCGAACACATGTCCAATCACAACGGTCAAATTAAGTTCTTAAAATCCAGGCTACATTTAAATAAAAAAGAATGA
- a CDS encoding ligand-binding sensor domain-containing protein: MKLNIFIFFNALVLLTSCSGQTSNKQVKTENIVKGDAVSVLGNSVMVIFQDSKNDYWFGSWETGVYKYDGKAIVNYTTKHGLLNNRIDEIKEDKFGNIYFSSANATSEISKFNRKTFTTLKAVPSEDWKLDSADIWFKYSYENTGKVYRYDGTTLFELQLPNPPNFSNPFAVYSIYKDKEDNIWFGTNPVGVCRYDGKSFQWITEEDVTEFRNEGANGVRSITEDKTGDFWFNTEYRYSVYDSTALKSNKFYTRHKSIGGLDGKKDSNLDEYLSTVRDDNNNLWFVTYLDGVWKYDGTKITHYPIQEKSKQIALFSIYKDKNGELWLGTHENGVYKFNGKTFEKFNKLRI; this comes from the coding sequence GTGAAATTGAACATATTTATTTTTTTCAACGCATTGGTTTTATTGACATCTTGTAGTGGACAGACCTCAAATAAACAAGTAAAGACTGAAAACATTGTTAAGGGTGATGCTGTATCGGTACTTGGAAATAGCGTGATGGTAATTTTTCAAGACAGTAAGAACGATTATTGGTTTGGTAGTTGGGAAACTGGAGTATATAAATACGATGGAAAAGCAATAGTCAATTACACAACAAAACACGGTTTGTTAAACAACAGAATAGATGAAATAAAAGAAGATAAATTTGGCAACATTTATTTTTCCAGCGCAAATGCAACTTCAGAAATATCAAAGTTTAACAGAAAGACATTTACAACTTTGAAGGCAGTTCCCAGTGAGGACTGGAAACTTGATTCCGCAGATATATGGTTTAAATACTCTTATGAAAATACGGGGAAAGTATATCGTTATGATGGTACTACTTTATTTGAATTGCAGTTGCCAAATCCACCAAACTTCTCAAACCCTTTTGCTGTTTACAGTATCTACAAAGACAAAGAAGATAATATTTGGTTTGGAACCAACCCTGTAGGAGTTTGCCGATATGACGGAAAATCGTTTCAATGGATAACAGAAGAAGATGTAACAGAGTTTCGCAACGAAGGAGCAAACGGAGTGCGTTCCATTACAGAAGACAAAACTGGCGACTTTTGGTTTAATACCGAATATCGGTATAGCGTTTACGACAGCACTGCATTAAAAAGCAATAAGTTTTACACACGACATAAAAGCATCGGTGGTTTAGATGGAAAAAAGGACAGCAATTTAGACGAATATCTATCAACAGTAAGAGATGACAATAACAATTTGTGGTTTGTGACTTATCTTGATGGTGTTTGGAAATATGATGGAACAAAAATTACACATTATCCAATTCAAGAGAAATCCAAACAGATTGCTTTATTCAGCATATATAAAGACAAAAACGGAGAACTTTGGCTTGGGACTCACGAAAATGGAGTATATAAATTCAACGGTAAAACATTTGAGAAATTTAATAAATTACGAATATAA
- a CDS encoding aminotransferase yields MKIVSSSGKGNFKLIEKNSEICELVYTNWFLEKAKSVLNGNKIEIKPKNIWTSKVDIYKNDTNIGDITFNLKGQMIIRLEKSNGMECNYVLKNKAKWKLKFEVYNESETLQFSLNSVNNWSKLNYDYDIEIADFNSEFDIKELLVYCGYAANLYLAIISAV; encoded by the coding sequence ATGAAAATAGTTTCAAGTTCTGGAAAGGGAAATTTTAAATTAATTGAGAAAAATAGTGAAATCTGTGAATTGGTTTATACCAATTGGTTTTTAGAAAAAGCTAAATCGGTTCTCAACGGAAACAAAATCGAAATCAAACCAAAGAATATTTGGACAAGCAAAGTTGACATTTACAAGAATGACACTAACATTGGAGATATAACTTTTAACCTAAAAGGTCAGATGATTATTCGATTAGAAAAATCAAATGGAATGGAATGCAATTATGTGTTGAAAAATAAGGCGAAATGGAAGCTGAAATTTGAAGTTTATAACGAATCCGAAACACTTCAGTTTTCACTAAATTCAGTTAATAATTGGAGTAAACTGAATTATGACTATGATATTGAAATTGCAGATTTCAATTCAGAATTTGACATTAAAGAGCTCTTGGTTTATTGTGGTTATGCAGCAAACTTATATTTAGCAATAATTAGTGCAGTTTGA
- a CDS encoding serine hydrolase domain-containing protein, producing MKSAIQIFILLILCSCTQNQKTVESNFNDQGFPESDYIDFSLEKSKKVHQRFNDENWDDFESWALQGDASRYIYLHFSEFWPHTIIKAGQYKKCLPIHLREDVAQFKFALDKKDFIFKNYINNSPTNGAIVIHKGNIIFESYPRMLPDDKHTYMSISKILVSLSVGILIDQGKINTENPVEVYIPKLKGSHAGKIKVIDFLDMSSGLDCVPSESHGGDCFKKSLLVWGWPITSMALENPLEYFAEITSHRPAGEVFEYADINPLILSALIEEVSGQKYSNFIEQEIWKKSGAMSDAVIMNAAFGRSASPLGFSSTLRDLARLGMLYTPSGRRNNNPVVSTRHLEAIQMKGRPKLLLETKSTDWFTDKDSNTKNLLNGEPIKHETYQWEFVMEDGDFWKAGFGGSGLYVSPKKDLVIAYFGSKDENNNENKLPLISRMIAKSDLFN from the coding sequence ATGAAGTCTGCTATCCAAATATTTATTTTATTGATATTGTGTTCTTGCACACAAAATCAAAAAACTGTTGAAAGTAATTTTAATGATCAAGGTTTTCCTGAAAGTGACTATATCGATTTTTCACTGGAAAAATCTAAAAAGGTACATCAAAGATTTAATGATGAAAACTGGGATGATTTTGAGTCCTGGGCGTTGCAAGGTGATGCTTCCAGATATATTTATCTTCATTTTTCTGAGTTTTGGCCACATACAATTATAAAAGCTGGTCAATACAAAAAATGTCTGCCGATTCATCTTCGCGAAGATGTAGCTCAATTTAAATTTGCATTGGATAAGAAAGACTTCATCTTTAAAAATTACATAAATAACTCACCAACAAACGGGGCAATTGTAATACATAAAGGGAATATTATTTTTGAATCCTATCCACGGATGCTTCCAGATGATAAACATACTTATATGTCAATTTCAAAAATATTGGTATCTCTTTCCGTCGGAATATTAATTGATCAGGGGAAAATTAATACAGAAAACCCTGTGGAAGTATATATACCTAAGTTAAAGGGAAGTCATGCAGGAAAAATTAAAGTCATTGATTTTCTAGACATGAGTTCTGGTCTCGATTGTGTTCCAAGTGAATCACATGGTGGTGATTGTTTTAAAAAATCGCTTCTTGTATGGGGGTGGCCAATTACTTCAATGGCCTTAGAAAATCCACTTGAATATTTTGCTGAAATTACATCACACAGACCGGCGGGCGAAGTTTTTGAATATGCCGACATTAATCCCCTTATCCTATCTGCATTAATTGAAGAAGTAAGCGGTCAAAAGTATTCAAACTTTATTGAGCAAGAGATCTGGAAAAAATCTGGAGCTATGTCTGACGCAGTAATAATGAATGCAGCATTTGGCCGATCAGCGTCACCTCTTGGATTTAGTTCTACTTTGAGAGATTTAGCCCGTCTAGGGATGCTCTACACACCCTCAGGCAGAAGAAATAATAATCCTGTTGTTTCTACCAGACATCTTGAGGCAATTCAAATGAAAGGACGACCAAAATTATTATTAGAAACTAAAAGTACTGACTGGTTTACCGATAAGGATTCAAATACTAAAAACTTACTAAACGGAGAGCCTATTAAACATGAGACATACCAATGGGAATTTGTTATGGAAGATGGCGATTTTTGGAAAGCAGGTTTTGGAGGGTCTGGATTATATGTTTCTCCCAAAAAGGATTTAGTTATTGCATATTTCGGAAGTAAAGACGAAAATAACAATGAAAACAAACTACCTTTAATATCAAGGATGATAGCCAAATCTGATTTATTTAACTAG
- a CDS encoding DUF6090 family protein has translation MLKFFSSIRYNLMSENKTGKYLKYAVGEIILVVIGILIALQINNWNEQRKINELEVKALKEIVSDLQDDLVSLENDIALNLRGLKSAAIIRDALDSNQTYRDTLAFHFAQQDFNTTYTLKTSGYDNLRNLGFQIISNDSVRKSITDLYASEYSFLKEREELAEQKTYEYFSPRYIPYFKSIKSIDGTRARLPYYVPRDFEALKTDLEFNILLEYIVLVKEDNLYSLNYTISKLKITLSLINDYLKSLSSE, from the coding sequence ATGCTAAAATTCTTTAGTAGTATTAGGTATAACCTTATGAGCGAAAACAAAACAGGTAAATATTTAAAATATGCCGTCGGAGAAATTATTCTAGTGGTAATTGGAATTTTGATTGCCTTACAAATTAATAATTGGAATGAACAGAGGAAAATAAATGAGCTGGAAGTTAAAGCATTGAAAGAGATTGTTTCAGACCTGCAAGATGATTTAGTCTCTCTTGAGAATGATATCGCACTTAACCTTAGAGGTTTAAAAAGCGCAGCCATAATCCGCGATGCACTAGACAGCAATCAGACTTATCGTGACACTCTTGCCTTTCATTTTGCACAGCAAGATTTCAATACAACATACACCCTCAAAACAAGCGGTTATGATAACCTCAGAAACCTGGGTTTTCAAATTATATCGAATGACAGCGTTCGAAAATCCATTACGGATCTGTATGCCTCTGAATATTCCTTTTTAAAAGAAAGGGAAGAACTCGCTGAGCAGAAAACTTATGAATATTTTAGTCCCCGTTACATTCCTTATTTCAAGAGTATTAAATCCATTGATGGGACGCGTGCCAGATTACCTTATTATGTACCAAGGGATTTTGAAGCCTTGAAAACCGACCTTGAATTTAACATTCTTCTAGAGTACATCGTTCTTGTGAAGGAAGATAATCTCTATTCGCTTAACTATACTATATCCAAATTGAAAATAACATTGTCTTTGATCAATGATTACCTGAAATCGTTATCATCTGAATAA
- a CDS encoding DUF6090 family protein — protein sequence MIKFFRKIRQKLLTEDKFSKYLIYAIGEIILVVIGILIALQINNWNESRKDFAKSKNYLSEIRKDLVGDTIAFNRSIKSISASIDVGEWALNRIHDNTSPIDSLWMSFDGTYWDTSVNDRTFQRVQNVGDSKFTGFESITDEINNYYGITKRRVEYKTSWDEKEVSENQSYMRDLEKYIEIDEYRMNMDGAGTLEKTFSIRQDSLEHVRMMIEFANSTRGRNHFKNNYVRHSRLLNIFKEVKETAAELIIKINKELEQME from the coding sequence ATGATAAAATTCTTTCGTAAAATCAGGCAAAAACTTCTAACTGAAGACAAATTCAGCAAATACCTTATTTATGCCATTGGTGAAATTATTCTGGTTGTTATTGGGATATTAATTGCACTGCAAATCAATAACTGGAATGAAAGCAGAAAGGACTTTGCAAAATCCAAAAACTATTTATCGGAAATTAGGAAGGATTTAGTAGGGGATACCATTGCATTCAATCGATCCATTAAAAGTATTTCCGCAAGTATTGATGTAGGGGAATGGGCTCTCAATAGAATTCACGATAATACGAGTCCTATAGACAGTCTTTGGATGAGTTTTGATGGAACTTATTGGGATACTTCCGTAAATGACCGAACCTTTCAAAGGGTTCAGAATGTGGGAGATTCAAAATTTACAGGCTTTGAAAGTATTACAGATGAAATTAACAATTATTACGGCATAACTAAAAGAAGGGTTGAATACAAAACGTCATGGGATGAAAAAGAAGTGTCTGAAAATCAATCCTATATGCGCGACTTAGAAAAGTATATAGAGATAGATGAGTATCGCATGAATATGGATGGTGCCGGAACTCTTGAAAAAACATTTTCAATACGGCAAGATTCTTTGGAACATGTGAGAATGATGATTGAATTTGCGAATTCTACAAGAGGAAGAAATCACTTCAAAAATAACTACGTCCGTCATTCAAGACTTCTAAATATATTTAAAGAAGTTAAGGAAACGGCAGCTGAGCTTATTATAAAAATTAATAAAGAATTAGAACAAATGGAATAA
- a CDS encoding YybH family protein, with protein sequence MKTKLLTLLTFFSLLSITLTHAQESSLGKDVREVLDQYGSAVGSKSFSKMADCFHDDAMILPEGKPIVKGRKEIIESFKWFESLDFAEQFIIEEVITAGEYSIARTRNIGSWKDPKTAESGNFEVKGLLILKPDQNGDLKIYRYMFNNNGK encoded by the coding sequence ATGAAAACAAAACTACTTACACTTTTAACTTTTTTTTCCCTCTTATCAATAACTTTAACCCATGCGCAAGAAAGCAGCTTAGGAAAAGACGTTAGGGAAGTGCTTGATCAATACGGGAGTGCTGTGGGCAGTAAATCATTCTCAAAGATGGCAGACTGCTTCCACGACGATGCGATGATCCTACCGGAGGGGAAACCAATTGTTAAAGGCCGTAAAGAAATCATAGAAAGTTTCAAATGGTTTGAATCCCTTGACTTTGCTGAACAGTTCATCATTGAAGAAGTAATCACGGCAGGTGAATATAGTATCGCCCGAACTAGAAATATAGGAAGCTGGAAAGATCCAAAGACGGCTGAAAGTGGAAACTTTGAAGTGAAAGGATTGCTGATATTAAAACCCGATCAAAATGGGGATTTAAAGATTTACAGGTATATGTTCAATAATAATGGAAAATAA
- a CDS encoding amidase family protein gives MKNHCLIIFAIVLSGILGCQKNQEPTPIDLNELTIKHIHKAFLEGKYNSQQLVKAYLERIESLDSNINSITAINPEALTIAEELDDEFQRNNVLRPLHGIPVIVKDNINTKGLRTTAGALALQNFTPENDAFIISKLVEAGAIILAKSNMAEWAFTPWGSFSSTNGDTFNPYNIEFSPGGSSGGTGASIAANFGVIGLGTDTGNSIRGPSSHASIVGIRPTMGLVSRSGIIPCNLSNDMAGPMCRTVEDATLVLEIIAGNDGEDPLTENSNNKIPPNYSQFLEEDGLRGARIGILREIGNPDSDILDLFDKAIQDMNLMGAIIIDSVSIPNFFQLKENLWCDEFGSHLETFLRDYVKNDTIQTIEDIVRIGTKSNFTAGRLENSANSSITDCLDVFSDQRRVDFRTAIESHMEELKLDVLVYPTWNIKPYRMDSIVEKYIGDNSSVISPHTGQPAITVPMGFIKEGLPSGIEFLGRMYSEPTLIKLAYSYEQGTMHRRMPNLDKAITKDKMH, from the coding sequence ATGAAAAATCACTGTTTAATAATCTTTGCCATTGTATTATCTGGAATATTGGGGTGTCAAAAAAATCAAGAACCAACTCCAATAGACTTGAATGAACTAACTATTAAGCATATTCATAAAGCATTTCTGGAGGGGAAATATAATAGTCAACAGTTGGTTAAGGCTTATCTAGAAAGAATTGAAAGTCTTGATTCAAATATTAATTCCATTACTGCAATAAACCCTGAGGCATTGACAATCGCTGAGGAACTTGATGACGAATTTCAACGTAACAACGTTCTTCGTCCACTTCATGGAATCCCGGTGATTGTTAAAGATAATATCAATACAAAAGGTCTTAGAACAACTGCCGGAGCACTTGCACTTCAAAATTTCACACCTGAAAATGATGCTTTCATTATTTCAAAATTGGTGGAAGCCGGAGCTATAATTTTAGCCAAATCGAACATGGCTGAGTGGGCGTTTACTCCATGGGGATCGTTTAGCTCAACAAATGGGGATACCTTCAATCCGTACAATATTGAATTTTCACCAGGGGGTTCAAGCGGCGGAACAGGTGCTTCCATTGCTGCTAATTTTGGGGTTATAGGTTTGGGGACAGACACGGGCAACTCAATAAGAGGCCCCTCTTCTCACGCTTCAATTGTAGGAATCAGACCAACTATGGGATTAGTTAGTAGATCAGGAATTATTCCATGTAATCTGTCTAACGATATGGCAGGTCCGATGTGCAGAACTGTTGAAGATGCAACGCTAGTTTTAGAAATTATTGCCGGAAATGATGGTGAGGATCCTTTGACCGAAAATTCAAATAATAAAATACCTCCGAACTATAGTCAATTCCTGGAAGAAGATGGGCTAAGGGGAGCTAGGATTGGTATTCTACGTGAAATCGGTAATCCTGATTCTGATATTTTGGATCTTTTTGACAAAGCAATACAGGATATGAATCTCATGGGCGCTATAATTATTGATTCTGTAAGCATTCCCAATTTCTTTCAATTAAAAGAGAATTTGTGGTGTGATGAATTCGGGTCTCACCTTGAAACATTTCTTAGAGATTATGTTAAAAATGATACCATACAAACTATTGAAGATATTGTTCGGATTGGTACAAAATCAAATTTCACAGCCGGGAGATTGGAAAACTCAGCGAATAGCTCTATAACCGATTGTTTAGATGTATTTTCTGATCAAAGGAGAGTTGATTTTCGTACCGCCATTGAAAGCCATATGGAAGAATTGAAATTGGATGTTTTAGTTTATCCTACATGGAATATTAAACCCTACAGAATGGATTCAATTGTGGAAAAATATATAGGTGATAATTCAAGTGTAATTTCACCACATACAGGTCAGCCTGCTATTACAGTACCGATGGGTTTTATTAAGGAAGGTTTACCTTCTGGGATAGAGTTTTTAGGTCGGATGTATTCAGAACCTACACTTATAAAACTTGCTTACTCCTATGAACAAGGAACAATGCATAGAAGGATGCCAAATTTGGACAAGGCTATAACAAAAGATAAAATGCATTAA
- a CDS encoding DUF695 domain-containing protein produces the protein MEWLTTKTEHEGLPLYLRLPNYKNIWQYRSKYPKLICITHEFESVKDNGLPTAEYNESLIDFDGEAVNLFDPKKGGIIFLVETYGGARNYWYYIVDSKFFFKKFHELKDKHSDKNLELNYRNDPEWNFIKDYPIKLYEPE, from the coding sequence ATGGAATGGTTAACAACCAAAACTGAACATGAAGGACTTCCACTATACTTGAGACTTCCGAATTATAAGAACATTTGGCAGTATAGATCAAAATACCCTAAACTGATTTGCATTACGCACGAATTTGAAAGTGTAAAAGATAACGGATTACCAACAGCAGAATACAATGAATCTTTGATTGATTTTGACGGAGAAGCTGTAAATCTTTTTGATCCAAAAAAAGGCGGAATTATTTTTTTAGTGGAAACTTATGGCGGAGCACGAAACTATTGGTACTACATAGTTGATTCAAAATTCTTTTTTAAAAAATTCCATGAGTTAAAAGATAAACATTCGGACAAAAATCTCGAATTGAATTACCGAAATGACCCTGAATGGAATTTTATTAAAGATTATCCAATAAAACTATATGAACCTGAATAA